ACGAAGAGGAGCTCGGGCGTCGGCGCCTGCGCCCTGATGGTCACCGCTATCCTCTCCCTCACGCTGTCGAGGTCGAACATGACGCCCAGCATGGCCTCGGCCCCGGCCTCTATGGCCTCTTCGAGCCGTCGCCCCTCGGAGCGTATGCCGACGTCGGCGCCGTGTTCCAGGTATGTGTACGGCATATCCCCTCCTTCCAGTCGTCGCCACCGGGGAAAAACGCCGCCATCCGGTACGTTCCCGCCATACCGTGGTGAATTGTAACAGTTCGCCGCTCAAAGAGCAAACCAAACCGGTAGATGGAAGGGGTGTG
The nucleotide sequence above comes from Deltaproteobacteria bacterium. Encoded proteins:
- a CDS encoding archease; its protein translation is MPYTYLEHGADVGIRSEGRRLEEAIEAGAEAMLGVMFDLDSVRERIAVTIRAQAPTPELLFV